From a region of the Globicephala melas chromosome 19, mGloMel1.2, whole genome shotgun sequence genome:
- the RUVBL2 gene encoding ruvB-like 2: MATVTATTKVPEIRDVTRIERIGAHSHIRGLGLDDALEPRQASQGMVGQLAARRAAGVVLEMIREGKIAGRAVLIAGQPGTGKTAIAMGMAQALGPDTPFTAIAGSEIFSLEMSKTEALTQAFRRSIGVRIKEETEIIEGEVVEIQIDRPATGTGSKVGKLTLKTTEMETIYDLGTKMIESLTKDKVQAGDVITIDKATGKISKLGRSFTRARDYDAMGSQTKFVQCPDGELQKRKEVVHTVSLHEIDVINSRTQGFLALFSGDTGEIKSEVREQINAKVAEWREEGKAEIIPGVLFIDEVHMLDIESFSFLNRALESDMAPVLIMATNRGITRIRGTSYQSPHGIPIDLLDRLLIVSTSPYSEKDTKQILRIRCEEEDVEMSEDAYTVLTRIGLETSLRYAIQLITAASLVCRKRKGTEVQVDDIKRVYSLFLDESRSTQYMKEYQDAFLFNELKGETMDTS; this comes from the exons ATGGCAACCGTG ACAGCCACAACCAAGGTCCCAGAGATCCGCGACGTGACGAGGATTGAGCGTATCG GCGCTCACTCCCATATCCGGGGGCTGGGGCTAGACGATGCCTTGGAGCCACGGCAG gcttcCCAGGGCATGGTGGGCCAGCTGGCGGCCCGGAGGGCAGCTGGCGTGGTGCTAGAGATGATCCGGGAAGGGAAGATCGCCGGCCGGGCGGTCCTCATCGCCGGCCAGCCGGGTACTGGGAAGACGGCCATCGCCATGG gcATGGCACAGGCCCTGGGCCCTGACACTCCGTTCACAGCCATCGCCGGCAGTGAGATCTTCTCCCTGGAGATGAGCAAAACAGAGGCGCTGACACAGGCCTTTCGGCGCTCCATCGGTGTGCGCATCAA GGAGGAGACTGAGATTATCGAAGGGGAGGTGGTGGAGATCCAGATTGATCGGCCAGCAACAGGGACG GGCTCCAAGGTGGGCAAGCTAACCCTCAAGACCACAGAGATGGAGACCATATACGACCTGGGCACTAAGATGATCGAGTCCCTGACCAAGGACAAGGTCCAGGCTGG GGATGTGATCACCATTGACAAGGCCACGGGCAAGATCTCCAAGCTGGGACGCTCGTTCACACGCGCTCGAGACTATGACGCCATGGGCTCCCAG ACCAAGTTCGTGCAGTGCCCAGACGGGGAGCTCCAGAAACGCAAGGAGGTGGTGCACACGGTGTCCCTGCATGAGATTGACGTCATCAACTCCCGCACCCAGGGCTTCCTGGCCCTCTTCTCAG GTGACACAGGGGAGATCAAGTCAGAAGTCCGAGAGCAGATCAATGCCAAGGTGGCCGAGTGGCGGGAGGAAGGCAAGGCGGAGATCATCCCCGGC GTGCTATTTATCGACGAGGTCCACATGCTGGACATTGAGAGCTTCTCGTTCCTCAACCGGGCCCTGGAGAGTGACATGGCGCCTGTCCTCATCATGGCCACCAACCGCGGCATCACCCG gATCCGGGGCACCAGCTACCAGAGCCCCCACGGCATCCCCATTGACCTGCTGGACCGCCTGCTTATCGTCTCGACCTCTCCCTACAGCGAGAAAGACACAAAGCAGATCCTCCGCATCCG GTGTGAGGAGGAAGACGTGGAGATGAGTGAGGACGCCTACACAGTGCTGACCCGCATTGGGCTGGAGACCTCGCTGCGCTACGCCATCCAGCTCATCACGGCCGCCAGCCTGGTGTGCCGGAAACGCAAG
- the GYS1 gene encoding glycogen [starch] synthase, muscle isoform X2 — protein sequence MPLNRSLSVSSLPGLEDWDDEFDLENTVLFEVAWEVANKVGGIYTVLQTKAKVTGDEWGDNYYLVGPYTEQGVRTQVELLEPPTPALKRTLDSMNSKGCKVYFGRWLIEGGPLVVLLDVGASAWALERWKGELWDTCNIGVPWYDREGNDAVLFGFLTTWFLGEFLAQSEEKPHVVAHFHEWLAGIGLCLCRARRLPVATIFTTHATLLGRYLCAGAVDFYNNLENFNVDKEAGERQIYHRYCMERAAAHCAHVFTTVSQITAIEAQHLLKRKPGTWTSTWTRPCTSLSLAAMNSPTRGPMSSWRPWPGSTICSEDTANTVKEKFGRKLYESLLVGSLPDMNKMLDKEDFTMMKRAIFATQRQSFPPVCTHNMLDDSSDPILTTIRRIGLFNSSADRVKVIFHPEFLSSTSPLLPVDYEEFVRGCHLGVFPSYYEPWGYTPAECTVMGIPSVSTNLSGFGCFMEEHIADPSAYGIYILDRRFRGLDDSCSQLTSFLYSFCQQSRRQRIIQRNRTERLSDLLDWKYLGRYYMSARHMALAKAFPEQFTYEPHEADATQGYRYPRPASVPPSPSLSRHSSPHQSEDEEEPRDGPPDEDGERYDEDEEAAKDRRNIRAPEWPRRASCTSSTGGSKRGSVDTAPSSSVSTPSEPLSPASSLGEERN from the exons ATGCCTCTAAACCGCAGTTTGTCCGTGTCCTCACTGCCAGGACTGGAGGATTGGGACGATGAATTCGACCTCGAGAACACAGTGCTCTTTGAGGTGGCCTGGGAGGTGGCCAACAAGG TGGGTGGCATCTACACGGTGCTGCAGACGAAGGCGAAGGTGACAGGGGATGAGTGGGGCGACAACTACTACCTGGTGGGACCGTACACGGAGCAGGGCGTGAGGACCCAGGTGGAACTGCTCGAGCCCCCGACCCCAGCCCTGAAGAGGACGCTGGACTCCATGAACAGCAAGGGCTGCAAG GTGTATTTCGGGCGCTGGCTGATCGAGGGGGGCCCCCTGGTGGTGCTCCTCGACGTGGGGGcctcagcctgggccctggagcgCTGGAAGGGGGAGCTATGGGACACGTGCAACATCGGGGTGCCCTGGTATGACCGGGAAGGCAACGACGCCGTCCTTTTTGGTTTCCTCACCACCTGGTTCCTGGGTGAG TTCCTGGCCCAGAGCGAGGAGAAACCACATGTGGTTGCACACTTCCATGAGTGGTTGGCGGGCATCGGGCTCTGCCTGTGCCGTGCCCGGCGGCTGCCCGTGGCTACCATCTTCACGACCCACGCCACGCTGCTGGGGCGATACCTGTGTGCTGGTGCCGTGGACTTCTACAACAACCTGGAGAAT TTCAACGTGGACAAAGAAGCAGGTGAGAGGCAAATCTATCACCGCTACTGCATGGAGCGGGCAGCAGCCCACTGCGCTCATGTCTTCACTACCGTGTCCCAGATTACCGCCATTGAGGCTCAGCACCTACTCAAAAGGAAACCAG GCACCTGGACTTCAACTTGGACAAGACCTTGTACTTCTTTATCGCTGGCCGCTATGAATTCTCCAACAAGGGGGCCGATGTCTTCCTGGAGGCCTTGGCCCGGCTCAACTATCTGCTCAGA GGATACGGCCAACACAGTGAAGGAGAAGTTTGGGAGGAAGCTTTATGAATCCTTGCTGGT GGGGAGCCTCCCAGACATGAACAAGATGCTGGACAAGGAGGACTTCACTATGATGAAGAGAGCCATCTTTGCCACGCAG CGGCAGTCTTTCCCTCCTGTGTGCACCCACAATATGCTGGACGACTCCTCAGATCCTATTTTGACCACCATCCGCCGAATTGGCCTCTTCAATAGTAGTGCCGacagggtcaag GTGATTTTTCACCCGGAGTTCCTCTCCTCCACGAGCCCCCTGCTCCCTGTGGACTATGAGGAGTTTGTCCGCGGCTGCCACCTGGGCGTCTTCCCCTCCTACTATGAGCCTTGGGGCTACACACCAG CTGAGTGCACGGTTATGGGTATCCCCAGTGTCTCCACCAACCTTTCTGGTTTCGGCTGCTTCATGGAGGAACACATCGCAGACCCCTCAGCTTACG GCATCTACATTCTGGACCGGCGTTTCCGAGGCCTGGATGATTCTTGCTCGCAGCTCACCTCCTTCCTCTACAGTTTCTGCCAGCAGAGCCGGCGGCAGCGCATTATCCAGCGGAACCGCACGGAGCGCCTCTCCGACCTTCTGGACTGGAAATACCTAGGCCGG TACTACATGTCTGCGCGCCACATGGCGCTGGCCAAGGCCTTTCCAGAACAGTTCACCTACGAGCCCCACGAGGCTGATGCG ACCCAGGGCTACCGCTACCCGCGGCCAGCCTCAGTGCCACCATCGCCCTCACTGTCGAGACACTCCAGCCCGCACCAGAGCGAGGATGAGGAGGAGCCCCGGGACGGACCACCCGATGAAGATGGCGAGCGCTACGACGAGGACGAGGAGGCTGCCAAGGACCGGCGCAATATCCGCGCCCCGGAGTGGCCGCGCCGCGCCTCCTGCACGTCCTCAACCGGCGGGAGCAAGCGCGGCTCGGTGGACACAGCGCCCTCCAGCTCAGTCAGCACCCCCAGCGAGCCCCTCAGCCCCGCCAGCTCCCTGGGCGAGGAGCGCAACTAA
- the GYS1 gene encoding glycogen [starch] synthase, muscle isoform X1: MPLNRSLSVSSLPGLEDWDDEFDLENTVLFEVAWEVANKVGGIYTVLQTKAKVTGDEWGDNYYLVGPYTEQGVRTQVELLEPPTPALKRTLDSMNSKGCKVYFGRWLIEGGPLVVLLDVGASAWALERWKGELWDTCNIGVPWYDREGNDAVLFGFLTTWFLGEFLAQSEEKPHVVAHFHEWLAGIGLCLCRARRLPVATIFTTHATLLGRYLCAGAVDFYNNLENFNVDKEAGERQIYHRYCMERAAAHCAHVFTTVSQITAIEAQHLLKRKPDIVTPNGLNVKKFSAMHEFQNLHAQSKARIQEFVRGHFYGHLDFNLDKTLYFFIAGRYEFSNKGADVFLEALARLNYLLRVNGSEQTVVAFFIMPARTNNFNVETLKGQAVRKQLWDTANTVKEKFGRKLYESLLVGSLPDMNKMLDKEDFTMMKRAIFATQRQSFPPVCTHNMLDDSSDPILTTIRRIGLFNSSADRVKVIFHPEFLSSTSPLLPVDYEEFVRGCHLGVFPSYYEPWGYTPAECTVMGIPSVSTNLSGFGCFMEEHIADPSAYGIYILDRRFRGLDDSCSQLTSFLYSFCQQSRRQRIIQRNRTERLSDLLDWKYLGRYYMSARHMALAKAFPEQFTYEPHEADATQGYRYPRPASVPPSPSLSRHSSPHQSEDEEEPRDGPPDEDGERYDEDEEAAKDRRNIRAPEWPRRASCTSSTGGSKRGSVDTAPSSSVSTPSEPLSPASSLGEERN; the protein is encoded by the exons ATGCCTCTAAACCGCAGTTTGTCCGTGTCCTCACTGCCAGGACTGGAGGATTGGGACGATGAATTCGACCTCGAGAACACAGTGCTCTTTGAGGTGGCCTGGGAGGTGGCCAACAAGG TGGGTGGCATCTACACGGTGCTGCAGACGAAGGCGAAGGTGACAGGGGATGAGTGGGGCGACAACTACTACCTGGTGGGACCGTACACGGAGCAGGGCGTGAGGACCCAGGTGGAACTGCTCGAGCCCCCGACCCCAGCCCTGAAGAGGACGCTGGACTCCATGAACAGCAAGGGCTGCAAG GTGTATTTCGGGCGCTGGCTGATCGAGGGGGGCCCCCTGGTGGTGCTCCTCGACGTGGGGGcctcagcctgggccctggagcgCTGGAAGGGGGAGCTATGGGACACGTGCAACATCGGGGTGCCCTGGTATGACCGGGAAGGCAACGACGCCGTCCTTTTTGGTTTCCTCACCACCTGGTTCCTGGGTGAG TTCCTGGCCCAGAGCGAGGAGAAACCACATGTGGTTGCACACTTCCATGAGTGGTTGGCGGGCATCGGGCTCTGCCTGTGCCGTGCCCGGCGGCTGCCCGTGGCTACCATCTTCACGACCCACGCCACGCTGCTGGGGCGATACCTGTGTGCTGGTGCCGTGGACTTCTACAACAACCTGGAGAAT TTCAACGTGGACAAAGAAGCAGGTGAGAGGCAAATCTATCACCGCTACTGCATGGAGCGGGCAGCAGCCCACTGCGCTCATGTCTTCACTACCGTGTCCCAGATTACCGCCATTGAGGCTCAGCACCTACTCAAAAGGAAACCAG ATATCGTGACCCCCAATGGACTGAATGTGAAGAAATTCTCTGCCATGCATGAGTTCCAGAACCTCCATGCTCAGAGCAAGGCTCGAATCCAGGAGTTTGTGCGGGGCCATTTTTATGG GCACCTGGACTTCAACTTGGACAAGACCTTGTACTTCTTTATCGCTGGCCGCTATGAATTCTCCAACAAGGGGGCCGATGTCTTCCTGGAGGCCTTGGCCCGGCTCAACTATCTGCTCAGA GTGAATGGCAGCGAGCAGACAGTGGTTGCCTTCTTCATCATGCCAGCTCGGACCAACAATTTCAACGTGGAAACCCTTAAGGGCCAAGCCGTGCGCAAGCAGCTTTG GGATACGGCCAACACAGTGAAGGAGAAGTTTGGGAGGAAGCTTTATGAATCCTTGCTGGT GGGGAGCCTCCCAGACATGAACAAGATGCTGGACAAGGAGGACTTCACTATGATGAAGAGAGCCATCTTTGCCACGCAG CGGCAGTCTTTCCCTCCTGTGTGCACCCACAATATGCTGGACGACTCCTCAGATCCTATTTTGACCACCATCCGCCGAATTGGCCTCTTCAATAGTAGTGCCGacagggtcaag GTGATTTTTCACCCGGAGTTCCTCTCCTCCACGAGCCCCCTGCTCCCTGTGGACTATGAGGAGTTTGTCCGCGGCTGCCACCTGGGCGTCTTCCCCTCCTACTATGAGCCTTGGGGCTACACACCAG CTGAGTGCACGGTTATGGGTATCCCCAGTGTCTCCACCAACCTTTCTGGTTTCGGCTGCTTCATGGAGGAACACATCGCAGACCCCTCAGCTTACG GCATCTACATTCTGGACCGGCGTTTCCGAGGCCTGGATGATTCTTGCTCGCAGCTCACCTCCTTCCTCTACAGTTTCTGCCAGCAGAGCCGGCGGCAGCGCATTATCCAGCGGAACCGCACGGAGCGCCTCTCCGACCTTCTGGACTGGAAATACCTAGGCCGG TACTACATGTCTGCGCGCCACATGGCGCTGGCCAAGGCCTTTCCAGAACAGTTCACCTACGAGCCCCACGAGGCTGATGCG ACCCAGGGCTACCGCTACCCGCGGCCAGCCTCAGTGCCACCATCGCCCTCACTGTCGAGACACTCCAGCCCGCACCAGAGCGAGGATGAGGAGGAGCCCCGGGACGGACCACCCGATGAAGATGGCGAGCGCTACGACGAGGACGAGGAGGCTGCCAAGGACCGGCGCAATATCCGCGCCCCGGAGTGGCCGCGCCGCGCCTCCTGCACGTCCTCAACCGGCGGGAGCAAGCGCGGCTCGGTGGACACAGCGCCCTCCAGCTCAGTCAGCACCCCCAGCGAGCCCCTCAGCCCCGCCAGCTCCCTGGGCGAGGAGCGCAACTAA
- the GYS1 gene encoding glycogen [starch] synthase, muscle isoform X3, whose protein sequence is MNSTSRTQCSLRWPGRWPTRVYFGRWLIEGGPLVVLLDVGASAWALERWKGELWDTCNIGVPWYDREGNDAVLFGFLTTWFLGEFLAQSEEKPHVVAHFHEWLAGIGLCLCRARRLPVATIFTTHATLLGRYLCAGAVDFYNNLENFNVDKEAGERQIYHRYCMERAAAHCAHVFTTVSQITAIEAQHLLKRKPDIVTPNGLNVKKFSAMHEFQNLHAQSKARIQEFVRGHFYGHLDFNLDKTLYFFIAGRYEFSNKGADVFLEALARLNYLLRVNGSEQTVVAFFIMPARTNNFNVETLKGQAVRKQLWDTANTVKEKFGRKLYESLLVGSLPDMNKMLDKEDFTMMKRAIFATQRQSFPPVCTHNMLDDSSDPILTTIRRIGLFNSSADRVKVIFHPEFLSSTSPLLPVDYEEFVRGCHLGVFPSYYEPWGYTPAECTVMGIPSVSTNLSGFGCFMEEHIADPSAYGIYILDRRFRGLDDSCSQLTSFLYSFCQQSRRQRIIQRNRTERLSDLLDWKYLGRYYMSARHMALAKAFPEQFTYEPHEADATQGYRYPRPASVPPSPSLSRHSSPHQSEDEEEPRDGPPDEDGERYDEDEEAAKDRRNIRAPEWPRRASCTSSTGGSKRGSVDTAPSSSVSTPSEPLSPASSLGEERN, encoded by the exons ATGAATTCGACCTCGAGAACACAGTGCTCTTTGAGGTGGCCTGGGAGGTGGCCAACAAGG GTGTATTTCGGGCGCTGGCTGATCGAGGGGGGCCCCCTGGTGGTGCTCCTCGACGTGGGGGcctcagcctgggccctggagcgCTGGAAGGGGGAGCTATGGGACACGTGCAACATCGGGGTGCCCTGGTATGACCGGGAAGGCAACGACGCCGTCCTTTTTGGTTTCCTCACCACCTGGTTCCTGGGTGAG TTCCTGGCCCAGAGCGAGGAGAAACCACATGTGGTTGCACACTTCCATGAGTGGTTGGCGGGCATCGGGCTCTGCCTGTGCCGTGCCCGGCGGCTGCCCGTGGCTACCATCTTCACGACCCACGCCACGCTGCTGGGGCGATACCTGTGTGCTGGTGCCGTGGACTTCTACAACAACCTGGAGAAT TTCAACGTGGACAAAGAAGCAGGTGAGAGGCAAATCTATCACCGCTACTGCATGGAGCGGGCAGCAGCCCACTGCGCTCATGTCTTCACTACCGTGTCCCAGATTACCGCCATTGAGGCTCAGCACCTACTCAAAAGGAAACCAG ATATCGTGACCCCCAATGGACTGAATGTGAAGAAATTCTCTGCCATGCATGAGTTCCAGAACCTCCATGCTCAGAGCAAGGCTCGAATCCAGGAGTTTGTGCGGGGCCATTTTTATGG GCACCTGGACTTCAACTTGGACAAGACCTTGTACTTCTTTATCGCTGGCCGCTATGAATTCTCCAACAAGGGGGCCGATGTCTTCCTGGAGGCCTTGGCCCGGCTCAACTATCTGCTCAGA GTGAATGGCAGCGAGCAGACAGTGGTTGCCTTCTTCATCATGCCAGCTCGGACCAACAATTTCAACGTGGAAACCCTTAAGGGCCAAGCCGTGCGCAAGCAGCTTTG GGATACGGCCAACACAGTGAAGGAGAAGTTTGGGAGGAAGCTTTATGAATCCTTGCTGGT GGGGAGCCTCCCAGACATGAACAAGATGCTGGACAAGGAGGACTTCACTATGATGAAGAGAGCCATCTTTGCCACGCAG CGGCAGTCTTTCCCTCCTGTGTGCACCCACAATATGCTGGACGACTCCTCAGATCCTATTTTGACCACCATCCGCCGAATTGGCCTCTTCAATAGTAGTGCCGacagggtcaag GTGATTTTTCACCCGGAGTTCCTCTCCTCCACGAGCCCCCTGCTCCCTGTGGACTATGAGGAGTTTGTCCGCGGCTGCCACCTGGGCGTCTTCCCCTCCTACTATGAGCCTTGGGGCTACACACCAG CTGAGTGCACGGTTATGGGTATCCCCAGTGTCTCCACCAACCTTTCTGGTTTCGGCTGCTTCATGGAGGAACACATCGCAGACCCCTCAGCTTACG GCATCTACATTCTGGACCGGCGTTTCCGAGGCCTGGATGATTCTTGCTCGCAGCTCACCTCCTTCCTCTACAGTTTCTGCCAGCAGAGCCGGCGGCAGCGCATTATCCAGCGGAACCGCACGGAGCGCCTCTCCGACCTTCTGGACTGGAAATACCTAGGCCGG TACTACATGTCTGCGCGCCACATGGCGCTGGCCAAGGCCTTTCCAGAACAGTTCACCTACGAGCCCCACGAGGCTGATGCG ACCCAGGGCTACCGCTACCCGCGGCCAGCCTCAGTGCCACCATCGCCCTCACTGTCGAGACACTCCAGCCCGCACCAGAGCGAGGATGAGGAGGAGCCCCGGGACGGACCACCCGATGAAGATGGCGAGCGCTACGACGAGGACGAGGAGGCTGCCAAGGACCGGCGCAATATCCGCGCCCCGGAGTGGCCGCGCCGCGCCTCCTGCACGTCCTCAACCGGCGGGAGCAAGCGCGGCTCGGTGGACACAGCGCCCTCCAGCTCAGTCAGCACCCCCAGCGAGCCCCTCAGCCCCGCCAGCTCCCTGGGCGAGGAGCGCAACTAA
- the FTL gene encoding ferritin light chain, translating to MSSQIRQNYSTEVEAAVNRLVNMHLRASYTYLSLGFYFDRDDVALEGVRHFFRELAEEKHEGAKRLLKMQNQRGGRALFQDVQKPSQDEWGKTQDAMEAAIKMEKNLNEALLDLHALACARADPHLCDFLESHFLDEEVKLIKKMGDHLTNLRRLAGPQAGLGEYLFERLTLKHD from the exons ATGAGCTCCCAGATTCGTCAGAATTATTCCACCGAGGTGGAGGCCGCCGTCAACCGCCTGGTCAACATGCATCTGCGGGCCTCCTACACCTACCTCTCTCTG GGCTTCTATTTCGACCGCGACGATGTGGCTCTGGAGGGCGTGCGCCACTTTTTCCGCGAATTGGCCGAAGAGAAGCACGAGGGCGCCAAGCGtctcttgaaaatgcaaaaccaACGCGGCGGCCGCGCCCTCTTCCAGGACGTGCAG AAGCCATCTCAAGATGAGTGGGGTAAAACTCAGGACGCTATGGAAGCCGCCATTAAAATGGAGAAGAACCTGAACGAGGCCCTTCTGGATCTGCATGCCCTGGCTTGTGCCCGCGCAGACCCCCAC CTCTGCGACTTCCTGGAGAGCCACTTCCTAGATGAGGAGGTGAAACTCATCAAGAAGATGGGTGACCACCTGACCAACCTCCGCAGGCTGGCTggtccccaggctgggctgggcgagTATCTCTTCGAAAGGCTCACCCTCAAGCATGATTAG